The Branchiostoma lanceolatum isolate klBraLanc5 chromosome 10, klBraLanc5.hap2, whole genome shotgun sequence genome has a window encoding:
- the LOC136443108 gene encoding peroxisomal membrane protein PEX14-like isoform X1: MAAPESKSSPKDEGSPSEAPLNPEPRQQMIETAVKFLQNPRVRQSAFTQRRAFLQKKGLTNEEIQLAIEKSGTAADETNPPPPPPAQVVQSTAPVALQPPVIVPVSPWSKWRDMGAVIVLVGGALYGLYRLFQAYLVPLWKSSHEERQRLERIETAVTELSASVNKTVGELQTSVGVVQQTLTKQGDRVQEISMDLTAGKSTARVFESQSVSELKAEITSLKGLLLSRHQFPPTPSPTPIIPSWQMETVDAASSLSGKVTTTSSEVSPAETVSPVKDADSNSELENLDVSQNGKTVSTSESSEDTSSSIVHVSNPLDELSSGEEMEAKGQLEGKVQEEEDTAEVNQGEEDNVEETEMKQV; this comes from the exons GGTTCTCCCTCGGAGGCACCCCTGAACCCTGAGCCAAGACAGCAGATG ATTGAGACTGCAGTGAAATTTCTACAGAACcccagagtcagacagagtgcaTTCACACAGAGGAGAGCGTTCTTACAGAAAAAAG GGTTGACAAATGAAGAAATCCAGTTGGCAATAGAGAAGTCAGGGACAGCTGCAGATGAGACCAACCCTCCGCCCCCACCTCCTGCACAAGTGGTACAGTCCACAGCCCCTGTAGCTTTACAACCACCTGTTA TAGTTCCAGTTTCTCCATGGTCCAAATGGCGGGACATGGGAGCTGTTATCGTGTTGGTGGGAGGGGCGCTGTATGGCCTGTACAGACTCTTCCAG GCATACTTGGTACCACTGTGGAAGAGCAGCCatgaagagagacagagactGGAGAGGATAGAGACTGCTGTGACTGAGCTCAGCGCTTCTGTTAACAAAACAG TTGGGGAGTTACAGACCTCCGTGGGTGTGGTACAACAGACCCTGACTAAGCAGGGGGACAGGGTGCAGGAGATCTCCATGGACCTGACTGCAGGGAAG TCCACCGCGCGAGTGTTTGAGAGCCAGAGTGTGAGTGAGCTGAAGGCTGAGATCACCTCCCTTAAGGGACTGCTACTCAGTAG ACACCAGTTCCCCCCGACTCCCTCTCCAACTCCCATCATCCCCTCCTGGCAGATGGAGACCGTCGACGCCGCCTCGTCCTTGAGCGGCAAGGTCACCACAACCAG CAGCGAAGTCTCCCCAGCAGAAACCGTGTCTCCTGTCAAAGACGCTGACTCAAACAGCGAGCTAGAAAATCTGGACGTTTCTCAGAATGGGAAAACTGTTTCCACGTCCGAGAGTAGCGAAGACACAAGCTCGAGTATCGTTCACGTCAGCAACCCGCTGGACGAACTGTCCAGTGGGGAGGAGATGGAGGCCAAAGGTCAGCTGGAGGGCAAAGTTCAAGAGGAAGAGGACACAGCAGAGGTCAATCAGGGGGAGGAAGACAATGTGGAAGAAACTGAAATGAAGCAAGTTTAG
- the LOC136443108 gene encoding peroxisomal membrane protein PEX14-like isoform X2: protein MAAPESKSSPKDEGSPSEAPLNPEPRQQMIETAVKFLQNPRVRQSAFTQRRAFLQKKGLTNEEIQLAIEKSGTAADETNPPPPPPAQVVQSTAPVALQPPVIVPVSPWSKWRDMGAVIVLVGGALYGLYRLFQAYLVPLWKSSHEERQRLERIETAVTELSASVNKTVGELQTSVGVVQQTLTKQGDRVQEISMDLTAGKSTARVFESQSVSELKAEITSLKGLLLSRHQFPPTPSPTPIIPSWQMETVDAASSLSGKVTTTSEVSPAETVSPVKDADSNSELENLDVSQNGKTVSTSESSEDTSSSIVHVSNPLDELSSGEEMEAKGQLEGKVQEEEDTAEVNQGEEDNVEETEMKQV from the exons GGTTCTCCCTCGGAGGCACCCCTGAACCCTGAGCCAAGACAGCAGATG ATTGAGACTGCAGTGAAATTTCTACAGAACcccagagtcagacagagtgcaTTCACACAGAGGAGAGCGTTCTTACAGAAAAAAG GGTTGACAAATGAAGAAATCCAGTTGGCAATAGAGAAGTCAGGGACAGCTGCAGATGAGACCAACCCTCCGCCCCCACCTCCTGCACAAGTGGTACAGTCCACAGCCCCTGTAGCTTTACAACCACCTGTTA TAGTTCCAGTTTCTCCATGGTCCAAATGGCGGGACATGGGAGCTGTTATCGTGTTGGTGGGAGGGGCGCTGTATGGCCTGTACAGACTCTTCCAG GCATACTTGGTACCACTGTGGAAGAGCAGCCatgaagagagacagagactGGAGAGGATAGAGACTGCTGTGACTGAGCTCAGCGCTTCTGTTAACAAAACAG TTGGGGAGTTACAGACCTCCGTGGGTGTGGTACAACAGACCCTGACTAAGCAGGGGGACAGGGTGCAGGAGATCTCCATGGACCTGACTGCAGGGAAG TCCACCGCGCGAGTGTTTGAGAGCCAGAGTGTGAGTGAGCTGAAGGCTGAGATCACCTCCCTTAAGGGACTGCTACTCAGTAG ACACCAGTTCCCCCCGACTCCCTCTCCAACTCCCATCATCCCCTCCTGGCAGATGGAGACCGTCGACGCCGCCTCGTCCTTGAGCGGCAAGGTCACCACAACCAG CGAAGTCTCCCCAGCAGAAACCGTGTCTCCTGTCAAAGACGCTGACTCAAACAGCGAGCTAGAAAATCTGGACGTTTCTCAGAATGGGAAAACTGTTTCCACGTCCGAGAGTAGCGAAGACACAAGCTCGAGTATCGTTCACGTCAGCAACCCGCTGGACGAACTGTCCAGTGGGGAGGAGATGGAGGCCAAAGGTCAGCTGGAGGGCAAAGTTCAAGAGGAAGAGGACACAGCAGAGGTCAATCAGGGGGAGGAAGACAATGTGGAAGAAACTGAAATGAAGCAAGTTTAG